Proteins encoded together in one Synechococcus sp. A15-62 window:
- a CDS encoding glycoside hydrolase 100 family protein — MPTRFTEQSQRFRPNSNEGQVLQKAREHFEATLIGVQGELAGSVAAMEHRRSDDALNYGEIFLRDNVPVMIYLMLEGRFAIVKQFLSVSLELQSTNVQTRGVFPTSFVEEEGELVADYGQRSIGRITSVDASLWWPILCWIYVKRSGDVDFGRSPEVQRGLQLLLDLVLHPSFEGTPVLFVPDCAFMIDRPMDVWGAPLEVEVLLFAALRSCVGLMELCQRHENSVLLAERLRLSRQWTHDLRQFLLKHYWVTSKTMQVLRRRPTEQYGENQHHNEFNVQPQVIPDWLQDWLENRGGYMIGNMRTGRPDFRFYSLGNSLASLFGLLTAPQQRALFRLVLHNRDHLMAQMPMRICHPPMEGVEWENKTGSDPKNWPWSYHNGGHWPSLLWFFGASILLHERLNPQADVLLMGQMKTLLDECYWSHLNQLPRQQWAEYFDGPTGTWVGQQSRTYQTWTIVGFLLMHHFLHVNPDDVLMLNLDESMGH, encoded by the coding sequence ATGCCAACGCGTTTCACCGAACAAAGCCAGCGCTTCCGCCCCAACTCAAATGAAGGGCAGGTGCTGCAAAAAGCACGGGAACACTTCGAAGCCACGCTGATTGGCGTTCAAGGGGAACTCGCCGGCAGCGTTGCCGCGATGGAACATCGCCGCTCTGACGACGCCCTCAACTACGGCGAAATCTTCCTGCGGGACAACGTTCCAGTGATGATCTACCTGATGCTGGAAGGGCGCTTCGCCATCGTGAAGCAGTTCCTGAGCGTCAGCCTTGAGCTCCAAAGCACCAACGTTCAAACCCGCGGTGTCTTCCCCACCAGTTTTGTGGAGGAAGAGGGAGAACTGGTTGCGGACTACGGCCAACGCTCGATTGGTCGAATCACCTCGGTGGATGCAAGCCTCTGGTGGCCGATTCTCTGCTGGATTTACGTCAAGCGCAGTGGGGACGTCGACTTCGGTCGCAGTCCGGAAGTGCAACGGGGGTTGCAACTGCTGCTGGATCTGGTTCTTCACCCCAGCTTCGAAGGCACACCAGTGCTGTTCGTTCCCGACTGCGCCTTCATGATTGACCGCCCCATGGATGTGTGGGGCGCTCCACTGGAGGTGGAGGTGCTGCTTTTCGCAGCGTTGCGCAGTTGCGTTGGGCTGATGGAACTCTGCCAACGCCATGAGAACAGCGTTCTTCTGGCGGAACGACTGCGGCTAAGCAGGCAATGGACCCATGACTTGCGGCAGTTCCTGCTGAAGCACTACTGGGTGACCAGCAAAACAATGCAAGTGCTTCGGCGACGGCCAACGGAGCAATACGGCGAAAACCAGCACCACAACGAGTTCAACGTTCAACCCCAGGTCATCCCCGACTGGTTGCAGGACTGGCTGGAGAACCGTGGCGGTTACATGATCGGGAACATGCGAACCGGACGACCGGATTTTCGCTTCTACTCCTTGGGGAATTCCCTGGCATCACTGTTCGGGTTGCTGACTGCACCACAGCAACGGGCCCTGTTCCGACTGGTGCTGCACAACCGGGATCACCTGATGGCCCAGATGCCGATGCGCATCTGTCACCCCCCCATGGAGGGCGTGGAATGGGAGAACAAAACGGGTTCCGACCCCAAAAACTGGCCCTGGAGCTATCACAACGGAGGCCACTGGCCGAGCCTGCTCTGGTTTTTTGGAGCGTCCATCCTTCTGCACGAACGCCTGAATCCCCAGGCCGACGTGTTGCTGATGGGACAGATGAAAACTCTGTTGGACGAGTGCTACTGGAGCCACCTCAACCAGCTGCCCCGTCAGCAATGGGCTGAATATTTCGACGGCCCCACGGGAACCTGGGTTGGGCAACAGTCACGTACGTATCAAACCTGGACCATCGTTGGCTTTCTGCTGATGCACCACTTTCTCCACGTCAACCCAGACGACGTGTTGATGCTCAACCTCGACGAATCGATGGGTCACTGA